The following are encoded together in the Kingella negevensis genome:
- the nadE gene encoding NAD(+) synthase yields the protein MQTQAIIQHIINWLRDYATKSQAKGFVVGVSGGIDSAVVSTLCAQTGLEVLLLNMPIRQKPDQFDRAAKHIAALSAKYANVRGELVDLTPTFEQFEHTALSGSLKKADNQDLAMANTRSRLRMTTLYYYGQINGLLVAGTGNKVEDFGVGFFTKYGDGGVDISPIADLLKTQVYEIAKALGVSQDIQAAAPTDGLWDGERTDEQQMGATYPELEWAMAQKEAGATREQFSGRDQEVFDIFVKLNRATQHKVQPIPVCTIPKELFK from the coding sequence ATGCAAACCCAAGCCATTATTCAACACATCATCAACTGGCTGCGCGATTACGCCACCAAATCCCAAGCTAAAGGTTTCGTGGTGGGCGTATCGGGCGGCATTGATTCTGCCGTGGTTTCCACACTGTGCGCCCAAACAGGCTTAGAGGTTCTGCTGCTCAATATGCCCATTCGCCAAAAACCAGACCAATTTGACCGCGCAGCGAAACACATCGCCGCCCTATCTGCAAAATATGCAAATGTGCGCGGCGAATTAGTGGATTTAACCCCCACTTTTGAACAATTTGAACACACCGCGCTTTCAGGCAGCCTGAAAAAAGCTGACAACCAAGATTTAGCCATGGCAAACACCCGTTCCCGTTTGCGCATGACCACGCTGTATTATTACGGACAAATCAACGGTTTACTGGTGGCAGGCACAGGCAACAAAGTAGAAGATTTCGGCGTGGGTTTCTTCACAAAATATGGCGACGGCGGCGTGGATATCAGCCCAATCGCCGATTTACTCAAAACGCAAGTGTATGAGATTGCCAAAGCATTAGGCGTTTCACAAGACATTCAGGCTGCCGCGCCCACAGACGGCTTGTGGGACGGCGAACGCACCGATGAACAGCAAATGGGCGCGACTTACCCAGAATTAGAATGGGCGATGGCGCAAAAAGAAGCAGGTGCCACACGCGAGCAATTTAGCGGACGCGACCAAGAAGTCTTTGATATTTTTGTGAAACTCAACCGCGCCACACAACACAAAGTTCAACCTATTCCAGTTTGTACTATCCCGAAGGAGTTATTTAAATGA
- a CDS encoding transferrin-binding protein-like solute binding protein, translating into MMKVARSLVYTFVAIALAACGSSGSNNGPDVTNNNSGNANNTSNNANTNNSGNTNKNTNNSANTNNNTNNPIYTNMGSNTGITKAVARDQTLYSLTHSWKVAPPTGKLATEAQKVVTNTNKLRAEVGLPALKHDERLSAYAQRRAEEIVRSFEHARLNGQNIQVGGTTNYVGENIAAGNTTADKTVLDQWRNSSGHYKNMILKTYTKMGAGVVYVPGSKYGYYWVQIFADDATTSKYYFDSNIAETNNKASLTSLLVDGVSIPLNVQSGQWQNFSGNNHSGTVSGYTYTRFGVVKNNDVNRYQTFYQGTPTANMPQTGSATYVGQAVVVSGQKTNTQAAAQFNANFQSKSLTGTIRSSGQTIINLKAGITGNTFHSDAGADVETHGGFFGNNAAELAGDFREQKANGKIGAFGAKKQP; encoded by the coding sequence ATGATGAAAGTCGCTCGTTCTCTTGTTTACACATTTGTGGCTATTGCATTAGCAGCTTGTGGTAGTTCAGGCTCGAATAATGGACCTGATGTAACCAATAACAATTCTGGCAATGCTAACAACACCAGCAATAATGCCAATACCAATAATTCTGGTAATACAAATAAAAATACCAATAATTCCGCTAATACCAACAACAATACAAATAACCCAATTTATACCAATATGGGCAGCAATACAGGCATTACAAAAGCCGTTGCTCGCGACCAAACGTTATATTCATTAACGCATTCTTGGAAAGTTGCACCGCCAACTGGAAAATTAGCAACAGAAGCGCAAAAAGTTGTAACCAATACAAATAAACTTCGTGCCGAAGTTGGTTTACCAGCACTGAAACATGATGAAAGATTATCTGCTTACGCACAACGCCGTGCAGAAGAGATTGTCCGTTCATTTGAACATGCACGTTTAAATGGACAGAACATTCAAGTAGGCGGTACAACGAATTATGTTGGCGAAAATATTGCCGCGGGTAACACTACAGCAGATAAAACAGTATTGGACCAATGGCGAAATAGTTCGGGACATTACAAAAATATGATTTTAAAAACCTACACTAAAATGGGTGCGGGTGTAGTATATGTTCCAGGAAGTAAATATGGCTATTACTGGGTGCAAATTTTTGCTGATGATGCCACCACCAGCAAATACTACTTCGATTCCAACATCGCAGAAACCAACAACAAAGCCTCTTTAACTTCCCTGCTTGTAGATGGTGTCAGCATTCCGCTCAATGTCCAATCAGGTCAATGGCAAAACTTTAGCGGCAACAATCACAGCGGCACAGTAAGCGGTTACACCTACACCCGTTTTGGCGTAGTGAAAAATAACGACGTAAACCGTTATCAAACCTTCTACCAAGGCACGCCAACCGCCAATATGCCGCAAACAGGTTCTGCCACATATGTTGGACAAGCCGTGGTAGTTAGTGGACAAAAAACCAACACCCAAGCTGCTGCCCAATTTAACGCCAATTTCCAAAGCAAAAGTTTAACAGGCACAATCCGCAGCAGCGGACAAACCATCATTAACCTAAAAGCAGGCATCACAGGCAACACCTTCCACAGCGATGCCGGTGCAGATGTCGAAACGCATGGCGGTTTCTTTGGCAACAACGCCGCTGAATTAGCTGGCGATTTCCGCGAACAAAAAGCCAATGGCAAAATTGGTGCATTTGGTGCGAAGAAACAACCTTAA
- the nth gene encoding endonuclease III, translating to MNKQIRTEIFTRLREQNPHPTTELEFSSPFELLIAVLLSAQATDKSVNKVTTKLFPVANTPQALLDLGLEEIMAYTQSIGLYKTKSKHIIETCQTLLAKHNGEVPQTREELEALSGVGRKTANVVLNTAFGQPVMAVDTHIFRVANRTGIARGKNVREVEDKLMKHIPKEFLMDAHHWLILHGRYTCKALKPQCQTCLINDLCEYGGKTTL from the coding sequence ATGAACAAACAAATCCGCACCGAAATTTTCACGCGTTTACGCGAACAAAATCCACACCCCACCACCGAACTCGAATTTTCCAGCCCGTTTGAATTGCTGATTGCCGTGCTGCTGTCCGCGCAAGCTACTGATAAAAGCGTGAACAAAGTAACCACCAAACTCTTCCCAGTCGCCAACACACCGCAAGCCTTGCTAGACTTGGGTTTAGAAGAAATCATGGCATACACTCAATCTATCGGTTTATACAAAACCAAATCCAAGCATATCATCGAAACCTGCCAAACCCTGCTCGCCAAACACAACGGCGAAGTGCCGCAAACACGCGAAGAGCTAGAAGCCCTGTCAGGCGTGGGACGAAAAACCGCTAATGTTGTGCTGAATACCGCATTTGGTCAGCCCGTTATGGCGGTGGATACCCACATTTTTCGCGTTGCCAACCGCACAGGGATTGCGCGTGGCAAAAACGTCCGCGAAGTGGAAGACAAACTGATGAAGCACATTCCCAAAGAATTTTTGATGGACGCACATCATTGGCTCATTTTGCACGGACGCTATACCTGCAAAGCCCTGAAACCGCAATGCCAAACCTGTCTCATCAACGACTTATGCGAATACGGCGGCAAAACCACGCTATAA
- the rlmH gene encoding 23S rRNA (pseudouridine(1915)-N(3))-methyltransferase RlmH encodes MNITVLAVGTKMPKWVDEAVAEYAKRFGRDVNYTLKEVKPEKRGAGVNATQGMLAEEKRILDALPENALVVALDERGKAPTSMELAEHMRQWQQNGEHVCFIIGGADGMTDTIKQKARLMMRLSSLTLPHGMVRVLLTEQLYRAVSILHNHPYHRE; translated from the coding sequence ATGAATATTACTGTTTTAGCGGTTGGCACAAAAATGCCAAAATGGGTTGATGAAGCGGTGGCAGAATACGCCAAGCGATTTGGACGCGATGTGAATTATACGCTTAAAGAAGTGAAACCTGAAAAGCGCGGTGCAGGTGTGAACGCAACGCAAGGCATGTTGGCAGAAGAAAAACGCATTTTAGATGCGCTGCCTGAAAATGCGCTGGTTGTCGCGTTAGACGAGCGTGGCAAAGCCCCCACTTCTATGGAGTTGGCGGAACATATGCGCCAATGGCAGCAAAATGGTGAACACGTTTGCTTTATCATCGGCGGTGCAGACGGCATGACGGACACAATCAAGCAAAAAGCGCGGTTGATGATGCGATTGTCCAGCTTAACTTTGCCGCATGGCATGGTGCGCGTGTTGCTGACGGAGCAGCTTTATCGCGCGGTCTCGATTTTGCACAATCACCCCTATCATCGTGAATAA
- a CDS encoding S49 family peptidase codes for MTYRIRRSNSGGDNSSPIEPRSTNMQTIEDERWAQRTLREVLMQAYEEQRRTRFWRNIWRGVWVVLFLMFVAALKTGGKDSSNRANSMAALGKEHTAVVRLEGEIGGENDQVAVLRKGMEAAYKNSKAKAIIIHANSPGGSPVVSNIAFAEIRRMKSQHVDIPIYVVTQDMCASGCYYIAAAADKIYADPSSLVGSIGVIGSSFDATGLMDKLGVKRRVRIAGNNKGMGDPFTAETPEQAAIWQQMLAQIHDEFIKAVREGRGKKLQEGAYPDLFSGRVFTGIEAKKAGLIDEFGNVYSVARDVVKAPELVDYTPEDDDFAKLMNRYFGAKAEAKLSELVNKVW; via the coding sequence ATGACTTATCGCATTCGTCGATCCAATAGCGGCGGCGACAATTCCTCGCCGATCGAGCCGCGTTCCACAAATATGCAAACCATTGAAGACGAACGCTGGGCGCAACGCACTTTGCGCGAAGTGTTAATGCAAGCCTACGAAGAACAACGTCGCACACGCTTTTGGCGCAACATTTGGCGTGGCGTGTGGGTTGTGCTGTTTTTGATGTTTGTTGCTGCGCTCAAAACAGGTGGCAAAGACAGCAGCAATCGAGCCAACAGCATGGCAGCGTTGGGCAAAGAACACACCGCCGTTGTGCGTTTGGAAGGCGAAATCGGCGGCGAAAATGATCAAGTTGCCGTATTGCGCAAAGGCATGGAAGCTGCATACAAAAACAGCAAAGCCAAAGCCATTATTATTCACGCCAACAGCCCAGGTGGCTCACCCGTTGTTTCCAATATTGCTTTTGCCGAAATTCGCCGCATGAAATCGCAGCACGTTGATATTCCGATTTACGTGGTTACGCAAGATATGTGCGCTTCAGGCTGCTATTACATCGCCGCTGCCGCCGACAAAATTTATGCCGACCCGTCTAGCTTAGTCGGCAGCATTGGCGTGATTGGCAGCAGCTTTGACGCAACAGGCTTAATGGACAAACTGGGCGTAAAACGCCGCGTGCGCATTGCAGGCAACAACAAAGGCATGGGCGACCCGTTCACCGCCGAAACACCTGAGCAAGCCGCTATCTGGCAACAAATGTTGGCGCAAATTCACGATGAATTTATCAAAGCTGTGCGCGAAGGTCGCGGCAAAAAATTGCAAGAGGGCGCGTATCCTGATTTATTTAGCGGACGCGTGTTCACAGGCATTGAAGCGAAAAAAGCGGGCTTGATTGACGAATTTGGCAATGTGTACAGCGTGGCGCGTGATGTGGTGAAAGCCCCAGAATTGGTGGATTATACGCCTGAAGATGATGATTTTGCGAAGTTGATGAACCGTTATTTTGGGGCAAAAGCAGAAGCGAAATTGTCTGAATTAGTGAATAAAGTTTGGTAA
- a CDS encoding GTP-binding protein, whose amino-acid sequence MKILIITGFLGAGKTRFIQEMARQTGQQFVILENEFGKLGLDGARLQESAGDQLKVWELSEGCICCSLDLDFTYTVLTIANSLNPDYLVIEPSGVAMPSNIIAQLNKIAYERITLAAPIVLIDGAHYQNSRAQFADYFQDQLSSANTVVVSKTENWRRDDFAKLREELSLSTEITLFETHYSHWSREQWQSLLETEMQLVNENGKTQFKFKQIKKQPENPLANISIESPYFANIGWLDYALRVLVSGCVGKIARAKGCCEIAGHWVKFDLVNTEYAITGSESMEDSRAVVIGQNFNHDAIKMLFQQK is encoded by the coding sequence ATGAAAATACTCATCATCACAGGCTTTCTAGGCGCAGGCAAAACTCGTTTCATACAAGAAATGGCGCGCCAAACAGGGCAACAATTCGTTATTTTGGAAAACGAATTTGGCAAACTCGGCTTAGACGGCGCACGACTGCAAGAAAGCGCAGGCGACCAACTCAAAGTTTGGGAACTGAGCGAAGGCTGCATTTGCTGCTCACTCGATTTAGATTTCACCTACACCGTTCTCACGATTGCCAATAGCCTAAACCCCGACTATTTAGTGATTGAACCCAGCGGCGTTGCCATGCCCAGCAACATCATCGCGCAGCTCAACAAAATCGCCTACGAGCGTATTACCCTTGCCGCACCGATTGTGCTGATTGACGGCGCACATTATCAAAACAGTCGCGCCCAATTTGCCGATTATTTTCAAGACCAACTCAGCAGCGCAAACACAGTCGTTGTCAGCAAAACAGAAAATTGGCGGCGTGATGATTTTGCCAAATTGCGCGAAGAACTGAGCCTGTCGACCGAAATCACGCTGTTTGAAACGCATTACAGCCACTGGTCGCGTGAGCAATGGCAATCGCTGCTGGAAACGGAAATGCAGTTGGTAAACGAAAACGGTAAAACGCAATTTAAGTTCAAACAAATCAAAAAGCAGCCTGAAAATCCGTTGGCAAACATCAGCATTGAATCGCCGTATTTTGCCAATATTGGTTGGCTGGACTACGCGCTGCGTGTGTTGGTTTCAGGCTGCGTGGGGAAAATCGCACGCGCAAAAGGTTGCTGCGAAATTGCAGGGCATTGGGTGAAATTTGATTTGGTGAATACGGAATACGCGATTACAGGCAGTGAATCGATGGAGGATTCTCGCGCGGTGGTGATTGGACAAAATTTTAATCATGACGCGATTAAGATGTTGTTTCAACAAAAATAA
- the rpsO gene encoding 30S ribosomal protein S15, with protein sequence MLTVEQKAQIVKDFQRKEGDTGSSEVQIALLTFRINDLTPHFKANPKDKHSRRGLLKMVSARRRLLAYLRRTDADTYRNVITRLGLRK encoded by the coding sequence ATGTTAACAGTAGAACAAAAAGCGCAAATCGTTAAAGATTTCCAACGTAAAGAAGGCGATACTGGCTCTTCAGAAGTACAAATCGCATTATTGACTTTCCGTATCAATGATTTGACTCCTCACTTCAAAGCAAACCCAAAAGACAAACACAGCCGTCGTGGTTTGTTGAAAATGGTGAGCGCACGTCGTCGTTTGTTGGCTTACTTGCGCCGCACAGACGCTGACACTTACCGCAACGTGATTACACGTTTAGGTTTGCGTAAATAA
- a CDS encoding Cof-type HAD-IIB family hydrolase, giving the protein MTQKPKVVFFDIDETLYINRGKKYVPESTKIALKELKKQGIITAIATGRAIPSIPEKILEVIDECGIEMIVSVNGQYVEFQGKPLATFPIDKTVLRQFSGSLKERGIAHILAGREGLFAFAENDYLRDALNSLGIVHQTDADALDKYETYQILGFYPQEQDAEVAQLLPENFQTIRWHASGLDLLDKDGSKARGIQAALDKLGLTMADAMAFGDGPNDFEMIEAVGFGVAMGNSIPELKAVANHVCPTIDDDGIYRGLVELSVIEDVLK; this is encoded by the coding sequence ATGACACAAAAACCAAAAGTTGTTTTCTTTGATATTGATGAAACGCTTTACATTAATCGCGGTAAAAAATATGTGCCTGAAAGCACCAAAATCGCCCTGAAAGAATTGAAAAAACAAGGAATTATTACTGCGATTGCTACAGGTCGCGCCATTCCGTCTATCCCTGAAAAAATCTTGGAAGTGATTGACGAATGTGGCATTGAAATGATTGTTTCCGTGAACGGTCAATACGTTGAATTTCAAGGCAAACCATTGGCAACGTTCCCGATTGATAAAACCGTGTTGCGCCAATTTTCAGGCAGCCTAAAAGAGCGCGGTATTGCGCATATTTTGGCAGGGCGTGAAGGCTTGTTTGCGTTTGCAGAAAACGATTATTTGCGTGATGCGTTGAATTCGCTCGGCATCGTTCATCAAACAGACGCGGACGCGTTGGATAAATATGAAACGTATCAAATTCTGGGTTTTTATCCACAAGAGCAAGACGCGGAAGTGGCTCAATTGCTGCCTGAAAATTTCCAAACGATTCGTTGGCACGCAAGCGGTTTGGATTTGCTAGACAAAGACGGTTCAAAAGCGCGTGGCATTCAGGCTGCGTTAGACAAATTGGGCTTAACCATGGCGGACGCGATGGCGTTTGGCGATGGCCCGAATGATTTTGAGATGATTGAAGCGGTGGGATTTGGCGTGGCAATGGGCAACTCGATTCCTGAATTGAAAGCCGTTGCCAACCATGTTTGCCCAACCATTGACGATGACGGGATTTATCGCGGATTGGTTGAGTTGAGTGTGATTGAAGATGTTTTGAAATAA
- a CDS encoding NAD(P)-dependent alcohol dehydrogenase, with translation MKGFAMLKIGETGWIEKERPKCGPLDAIVKPLALSPCTSDVHTVWAGALGERENMILGHEGCGVVAEVGELVKDFKVGDRVMVAAITPDWGSVEAQGGYPMHSGGMLSGWKFSNFKDGVFGEYFHVNEADANLAHMPASITPQEACMLSDMVPTGFHGVELAEVEFGDTVLVVGIGPVGLMSVAGANLRGASRIICVGTRKICQDVARGYGATDFISYKDGPIDEQVLKMTGGKGVDKAIIAGGEVDTFEPVIKCLKAGGKIGNVNYLGEGAYVNIPRVEWGVGMGHKQINGGLMPGGRRRLEKLASLIECGKLDVKPLLTHVFHGFEHVEDALMLMKDKPSDLIKPVVILGE, from the coding sequence ATGAAAGGCTTTGCAATGTTGAAAATTGGGGAAACAGGTTGGATTGAAAAAGAACGTCCAAAATGTGGTCCTTTAGATGCGATTGTGAAACCACTCGCTTTATCCCCTTGCACATCAGACGTGCATACTGTTTGGGCGGGTGCATTGGGCGAACGCGAAAACATGATTTTGGGACACGAAGGCTGTGGCGTTGTGGCTGAAGTGGGCGAATTAGTTAAAGATTTCAAAGTGGGCGACCGCGTGATGGTGGCTGCGATTACGCCAGACTGGGGTAGCGTGGAAGCACAAGGCGGTTATCCAATGCACTCAGGCGGCATGTTGTCAGGCTGGAAATTCTCTAACTTCAAAGACGGCGTGTTCGGCGAATACTTCCACGTGAACGAAGCAGATGCTAACTTAGCGCACATGCCAGCCAGCATTACACCGCAAGAAGCGTGCATGTTGTCAGACATGGTGCCAACAGGTTTCCACGGCGTTGAATTGGCTGAAGTGGAATTTGGCGACACCGTTTTGGTGGTCGGCATTGGTCCTGTGGGTTTGATGTCTGTGGCAGGTGCAAACTTGCGCGGCGCATCTCGCATTATCTGTGTGGGCACGCGCAAAATTTGCCAAGATGTGGCTCGTGGCTACGGCGCAACCGATTTCATCAGCTACAAAGATGGTCCAATCGATGAACAAGTGTTGAAAATGACTGGCGGCAAAGGCGTGGACAAAGCGATTATTGCTGGCGGCGAAGTGGATACTTTTGAACCTGTCATCAAATGCTTGAAAGCAGGCGGCAAAATCGGTAACGTGAACTATTTGGGCGAGGGTGCTTATGTGAACATTCCGCGCGTTGAATGGGGCGTGGGCATGGGTCATAAACAAATCAATGGCGGTTTGATGCCTGGCGGACGTCGCCGTTTGGAAAAATTGGCTAGCTTGATTGAATGCGGCAAATTAGACGTGAAACCTTTGCTGACGCACGTTTTCCACGGTTTTGAACACGTTGAAGATGCGTTGATGTTAATGAAAGACAAACCGTCTGATTTGATTAAACCTGTTGTGATTTTGGGCGAATAA
- a CDS encoding M14 family metallopeptidase, which produces MKISTQFDAGAVIVRDLSNPEHIRLALRPDNASEFKQWFYFRLQGAAYTNCVMHFEDAHESAYPEGWDGYQAVASYDRQNWFRVPTAYENGELIITHTPLANSIYYAYFEPFSSEQHLNLLGEAQGSGLCQIDDLGSTIQGRDINLLTIGNQVDSDLKIWVIARQHPGETMAEWFMEGFLSRLLDHQDPTARALLDKATFYVVPNMNPDGSSLGNLRTNAAGANLNREWQTPSVERSPEVYYVREKMHEIGVDMFLDIHGDESIPYIFVSGTEGVPSYNSRIAELETLFKNAFQAASPDFQDVHGYEKDHFGEANMTLATNYVGDTFKCLAYTLEMPFKDNDNLPDDDFGWNGQRSLRLGESILSAVLAVANELYVEE; this is translated from the coding sequence ATGAAAATCAGCACCCAATTTGACGCAGGCGCAGTCATCGTCCGCGATTTAAGCAACCCCGAACACATCCGCCTAGCCCTGCGCCCAGACAACGCTTCCGAATTTAAACAATGGTTTTATTTCAGGCTGCAAGGCGCAGCGTACACCAACTGCGTGATGCACTTTGAAGACGCACACGAATCCGCCTATCCCGAAGGTTGGGATGGTTATCAAGCCGTTGCATCATACGACCGCCAAAACTGGTTTCGCGTGCCAACCGCCTACGAAAATGGCGAACTTATCATCACGCACACACCGCTCGCCAACAGCATTTATTACGCCTACTTTGAACCATTTTCCAGCGAACAACATTTGAATTTGCTTGGTGAAGCACAAGGCAGCGGTTTGTGCCAAATTGACGATTTGGGCAGCACCATTCAAGGGCGCGACATCAATTTGCTGACCATCGGCAACCAAGTCGATAGCGACTTAAAAATTTGGGTCATCGCTCGCCAACACCCTGGCGAAACCATGGCAGAATGGTTTATGGAAGGTTTCCTGTCGCGCTTGCTTGACCATCAAGACCCAACTGCACGCGCCTTATTAGACAAAGCCACGTTTTACGTTGTGCCAAACATGAACCCAGACGGCTCATCATTGGGCAACTTACGCACCAATGCAGCAGGCGCAAATCTGAACCGCGAATGGCAAACACCAAGCGTAGAGCGCAGCCCAGAAGTGTATTACGTCCGCGAAAAAATGCACGAAATCGGTGTGGATATGTTTTTAGACATTCACGGCGATGAGTCGATTCCCTATATTTTTGTGTCAGGCACAGAAGGCGTGCCAAGCTACAATTCACGCATTGCCGAACTGGAAACGCTGTTCAAAAACGCTTTTCAGGCTGCATCGCCCGATTTCCAAGATGTACACGGTTACGAAAAAGACCACTTCGGCGAAGCCAATATGACGCTGGCAACGAATTACGTTGGCGATACGTTCAAATGCTTGGCGTACACCCTAGAAATGCCGTTTAAAGACAATGATAATTTGCCTGATGACGACTTCGGTTGGAACGGACAACGCTCGCTGCGCTTGGGCGAAAGCATTTTGAGTGCGGTGTTGGCGGTGGCGAATGAGTTGTATGTAGAAGAATAA
- the ccsA gene encoding cytochrome c biogenesis protein CcsA: MQEHTNSTTKQPENISLPQHELLQEKSFFKTLKITDWLFAAMIATIAVLIQIKLPHKMDGYETAILWTSALIAIGLGWFFKPMRQFIVGGVVVGYMAVGLYDGNITNSNETNGKFLLRYLLSSQSAIMWQCALTVFAFVSYLIGTLSAWQQQKKQPENPVQTNMLLKIGSDLGWSAAFMGFVGLLVRWHESYLLRPDAGHIPVSNLYEVFILFMVITGLMYLYYERKFAMQKLGAFVYALLCVLVGFVLWYSMSRGAHEIQPLIPALQSWWMKIHVPANFIGYGAFCMAAAFGAAELLALRGSKFFPDAAQIEEAMYKAIAVGFLFFTIATILGALWAADAWGRYWSWDPKETWAFIVWLNYAIWLHMRLVAGWRGKVLAWWAVIGLFITAFAFVGVNMFLTGLHSYGSL; encoded by the coding sequence ATGCAGGAACACACAAACTCAACAACAAAGCAGCCTGAAAACATCAGCCTGCCACAACACGAGTTACTCCAAGAAAAATCCTTTTTCAAAACCCTCAAAATCACAGACTGGCTATTTGCCGCCATGATTGCCACGATTGCGGTGCTTATCCAAATCAAACTCCCTCACAAAATGGACGGTTACGAAACCGCAATTTTGTGGACAAGCGCACTGATTGCCATCGGTTTGGGTTGGTTTTTCAAACCCATGCGCCAGTTTATTGTTGGCGGCGTGGTGGTGGGTTACATGGCGGTGGGCTTGTATGACGGCAACATCACCAACAGCAACGAAACGAACGGCAAATTTTTGCTGCGCTATTTATTGAGCAGCCAATCGGCGATTATGTGGCAATGCGCACTGACGGTGTTTGCGTTTGTGTCATATTTGATTGGCACGTTATCGGCGTGGCAGCAGCAGAAAAAGCAGCCTGAAAACCCTGTCCAAACCAATATGCTGCTGAAAATCGGCAGCGATTTGGGTTGGTCTGCGGCGTTTATGGGCTTTGTGGGCTTGTTGGTGCGTTGGCACGAAAGCTATTTACTGCGCCCTGACGCGGGACATATTCCTGTATCCAATCTGTATGAAGTCTTTATTTTGTTTATGGTGATTACAGGTTTGATGTATTTGTACTATGAACGCAAGTTTGCCATGCAGAAATTGGGCGCGTTTGTGTATGCGCTGTTGTGCGTGTTGGTGGGATTTGTGTTGTGGTACAGCATGAGCCGCGGAGCGCATGAAATTCAGCCGTTGATTCCTGCGCTGCAATCGTGGTGGATGAAAATTCATGTGCCTGCGAACTTTATTGGCTACGGCGCGTTTTGTATGGCGGCGGCATTTGGCGCAGCGGAATTGCTCGCGTTGCGCGGCAGCAAGTTTTTCCCAGATGCGGCGCAAATTGAAGAAGCGATGTATAAAGCGATTGCAGTCGGTTTTCTGTTTTTCACAATCGCGACGATTTTGGGGGCGCTTTGGGCGGCGGACGCTTGGGGCAGATATTGGAGTTGGGACCCGAAAGAAACGTGGGCGTTTATTGTGTGGCTGAATTATGCGATTTGGTTGCACATGCGTTTGGTGGCTGGCTGGCGCGGTAAAGTGTTGGCTTGGTGGGCGGTGATTGGTTTGTTTATCACGGCATTTGCGTTTGTGGGCGTAAATATGTTTTTGACAGGGCTGCATTCTTACGGCAGCTTGTAA